The genomic interval CGACCTTAGAACGCGAACTAGAAACCGCCTCGTGAAGGGCAGTCAATACAGCAGGAATATCGCGCACTGCCTCTAAGCCATCGAGGACAATCAACGTCCTTGCCGCCCATAAGCGCTCTAAGACAAGCTGAAATTTCGCTCGGAGTGATTCCTCTGGCGGATCATTGCGCGTCTGATGTTCATCAACAACGGTGAGAAATGCCTCGAACGTGGGAGTTTCATCCCCCTCAAGGCGCTCGACAAGCTCGCCAAAAGCATCGTCTGGTGTCCGCAGCGATTGATTCAATTGGGGGAGGAGTTGATCATAAACATCACCCAAACCGAGGGGGTGTTTGCGTGTTGGCTGGGGGCGACTCCATACCCATTGGGAAGTTTGGGCGCTGATCCACGCCAACGCCTCGAACGCGCCACTGCGCCACACATGGGCAACCGCTTCGCGGGCAACGGCAGTTTTTCCTAACCCACCTAAGCCATCCAAGACAACGAGGGCGGGGGCATCAGCAGAGAGCAGCACATCCGCCAAGCGGTGCAGCGCCCAATCCACCCCAAAAAGACGGGCAGTTGTCGCCGGAGGGAGCATTGCCAAACGGCGGACAGAGGTCGTCCGCTGCTCATCACGGGCGCGGTGTTCCGCTTGAATCAGCCGTTCGGCAAGGGCATCCAGCGTATCGCCCCGCTCGCGGTAAAACTGTGCTTTGCTAATCAGAAGGGTGTTTGTATAGATTTCGCCGGGTTTTTCCCCTTGACGGTAAAGCCTATCGGCGATCACATAGCGACGTTGAGCGGGCGAGTCAGCGTTACCCGTGACCTGACGCAGGGAATCGATGATTTCATCCAAAACCGTCCGCACCGCTTGCCCAATTTTCGCCGTCGTTGGCGGGGGGAAAAGAGGAACATTCCCACGTACCACCTGCCACGAGACAAACAAAGACGTGGAGAGGGTGAGATCGTCGGCGTAGTGGGCAAGGCAGTGTTCTAGCAAGCGAATGATACCCTCCCGATCTTGGGTGGGGTCGCTAGGGGTAGCATCTGCCGCTGGATTACGGGAAGGAAACATTGTGGATTTACCGCCGCTCTTGACGCATCACAACACTTTGAACCATGCCCAATCCAACCATCAAGGTGAGCAGCGAACTACCGCCAGAACTAATGAAGGGGAGGGTCAGCCCCGTCACAGGCAAGATGTTCAAGTTCATACCGGTAGAGACTACCGTTTGAAAAAAGATGATGGCGGCAATACCATAACAGATGAGCGCCCCTAGCGGATCACGCGCCAAGCCCGCTGCCCGCAAAATCCGCCACAAGAGGATGCCAATGAGGACGAACACCGAAACCGCTCCGGCAAAACCCAATTCTTCAGCGATCACAGAAAAAATAAAATCGGTGTGACGCACACGCAGAAAGCGCAGTTGGGACTGTGTGCCAGAGGCATAGCCTTTTCCCAACGCCCCGCCAGAGCCAATGCTGATCCGTGCCTGAAGGATGTTGTAGCAGTTGCCGCCGCGTGTTTCTTCGCTGACAGTGGTACAGCCGAAAAACGAGAAAATACGCGAGCGTTGGTAATCTTCCATCTGGGACCACAATAAGGGAAACGTGATAATTACGACTAGCACAGCAAGAGCGACATGACGCCCACGCAACCCCGCTGCCCAAATCATGACCGTCCAGGTGAACATGATCAGGATAGTGATGCCTAAACTAGGCTGAAGGAAGATGAAGGCGGCAGGCAGCCCAACATAACCAAAGGAGATAACCACTGTGCGCAGTTCGTTCAGTTTGGTGTATTGACGGTGAAGATGCTGCCCTAATGTTAAAACAAGGAGAACTTTCGCCAACTCCGAGGGCTGGACAGGCAGCCCAACCTCTAGCCAGCGCTGCGCTCCGGCCGCCCCGACCTGCCCCAAGACGGCAACCAACCCCAAAAGAAAGACGAGAAAACCGTAGATATAGGGTTGAAGCGCCCCTAAGATACGGTAATCGAGTGCAGAGATAGCAAAAAAAATGACGATCCCAATGATGGCGTATTGAATTTGTCGGGGGACGCGAGAGATAAGTTCCGTATCGACGGCGTTCATCGTCGCGCTGCGGATCATCAAGACGCCATAGATGATCAGGATCAGCGTGACGCCGAACATCAGAAAGTCAAAATTGCGCCAAATGCGATTTGCCCGCACGGAAACCCCTCATCATGTCACTTTGAGGGATGATCATAGCACGACCAGAGAGAAATCGTCAGAAACAGTCCATGAGAAGAATGTATTTCAAAAAAACTAACCCCCTTTCCCCGCGTGCGGGGAAAGGGGGTGAACAACCCTCCGTTTACGGGGAGGGGCAAGGGGTGGGGGTTGAAATGACTTGAAGTGAAGGTGGTCATCTTAGCCCCTCTGCCTGCTACACAGAGGGGGTAAATACGTT from Anaerolineales bacterium carries:
- a CDS encoding rod shape-determining protein RodA, which codes for MRANRIWRNFDFLMFGVTLILIIYGVLMIRSATMNAVDTELISRVPRQIQYAIIGIVIFFAISALDYRILGALQPYIYGFLVFLLGLVAVLGQVGAAGAQRWLEVGLPVQPSELAKVLLVLTLGQHLHRQYTKLNELRTVVISFGYVGLPAAFIFLQPSLGITILIMFTWTVMIWAAGLRGRHVALAVLVVIITFPLLWSQMEDYQRSRIFSFFGCTTVSEETRGGNCYNILQARISIGSGGALGKGYASGTQSQLRFLRVRHTDFIFSVIAEELGFAGAVSVFVLIGILLWRILRAAGLARDPLGALICYGIAAIIFFQTVVSTGMNLNILPVTGLTLPFISSGGSSLLTLMVGLGMVQSVVMRQERR